TCTCTCATAATGTCGTCCGTCTGCCCCGTCTGCATGCTCCCTACTGCACCACCTCTGGTGAGCACCCCTGGACTGCCAACGATGACCCCACGCTGTATTCAAGGTCACTCGACCACGTTGTGCTATCTGCTCCGCCTGGCTCGGCGACCAAGTGCATAGTGGCTGGCTTCTCCTACCGCAGGCCTGTGCCTGGGCTCTCAGATTGGCGCGGCTTGCCTGGGATTACGCTGTGGCAGCCAGGGATGAAGACCTGGTACGTCTACCAATCTCGCTGGGTTGCCTGGTTGAGTGACCTTGTGTTCCACCAGGGGAAACTCTACATGCTCCGCAGGTCCTGGCACACCATCCAATCACCATTGCTCTTGGCTTTTACACTCGGGGAAGATGAACATGGGGTCAATGTCTCTGGCTTTGAGCATCGAGTGACTATGCCGCTGTTCCCCCGTCCCGGCCCTGCGAACTGGGCAGCGAGGTGCAACTTGGTGCAATGGCGTGGCCGGCTGGTGGTGATAATAAGATATGTGGATTCTTACATATCGTTCTCCCATACTGAGAGGGTTGATGTGTTTGCATTGGACCTCAGCATAGACCCTTGTGGTGTCACTGAGATCCGCAGCTTCGATGGCGATTGTGTCTTTGTCGATCTATGCCGCTGCACTTCCTTTCCTGCCGGCTCGTATGAGGGTGTCCAAAGTGACTCTATCTACTTTATCGATAAGTATAAGAAGGACGACCTGCCTAGTTATGTGACAACTGTGTACAACATGAGAGATGGTACAGTGAAGCCCTTCACTGCTGAGTTATTGTCGGGTAACCCAGCAGAGGACAAGCTCGCGAGCCCAGTGTGGATGTTCCCTCCCGAATGAACTGCAGATTAAGTCTGATATATCTTACCTGGTGCTGTCACTTATTTAAATTTGCAGGATTC
This sequence is a window from Miscanthus floridulus cultivar M001 chromosome 10, ASM1932011v1, whole genome shotgun sequence. Protein-coding genes within it:
- the LOC136485305 gene encoding uncharacterized protein isoform X1, which translates into the protein MASSDQETPGRSSRTAMDPVTDTAVSASGSGSGVIVSQKRHARSPLALLAGEALDEKRQRTTASINNTAAVAVPWAFILADILGVVLRFLPCLADRSAVRSVCRHWRAAVLGHSLPPPLPLLVLPRLRFFSFSTQGAVVAMRRVWMPEEVATGHVGCVGSSEGWLLVARPCEDAAGCERFLVNALSHNVVRLPRLHAPYCTTSGEHPWTANDDPTLYSRSLDHVVLSAPPGSATKCIVAGFSYRRPVPGLSDWRGLPGITLWQPGMKTWYVYQSRWVAWLSDLVFHQGKLYMLRRSWHTIQSPLLLAFTLGEDEHGVNVSGFEHRVTMPLFPRPGPANWAARCNLVQWRGRLVVIIRYVDSYISFSHTERVDVFALDLSIDPCGVTEIRSFDGDCVFVDLCRCTSFPAGSYEGVQSDSIYFIDKYKKDDLPSYVTTVYNMRDGTVKPFTAELLSGNPAEDKLASPVWMFPPE
- the LOC136485305 gene encoding uncharacterized protein isoform X2 is translated as MASSDQETPGRSSRTAMDPVTDTAGVIVSQKRHARSPLALLAGEALDEKRQRTTASINNTAAVAVPWAFILADILGVVLRFLPCLADRSAVRSVCRHWRAAVLGHSLPPPLPLLVLPRLRFFSFSTQGAVVAMRRVWMPEEVATGHVGCVGSSEGWLLVARPCEDAAGCERFLVNALSHNVVRLPRLHAPYCTTSGEHPWTANDDPTLYSRSLDHVVLSAPPGSATKCIVAGFSYRRPVPGLSDWRGLPGITLWQPGMKTWYVYQSRWVAWLSDLVFHQGKLYMLRRSWHTIQSPLLLAFTLGEDEHGVNVSGFEHRVTMPLFPRPGPANWAARCNLVQWRGRLVVIIRYVDSYISFSHTERVDVFALDLSIDPCGVTEIRSFDGDCVFVDLCRCTSFPAGSYEGVQSDSIYFIDKYKKDDLPSYVTTVYNMRDGTVKPFTAELLSGNPAEDKLASPVWMFPPE